Part of the Mycolicibacterium thermoresistibile genome, GTGCTGCTGGGTCTGCTGCGCGCCGACGGCGGCACCGCCCGACTGCTCGGCGGCGACCCGTGGCACGACGCGGTCGAACTGCACCGCCGCCTGGCATACGTGCCCGGGGATGTGACGCTGTGGCCCAATCTCACCGGCGGGCAGGCCATCGACTTCCTGGCCGGCCTGCGCGACAACTTCGACACCAAACGCCGGGACGAACTGATCGAACGGTTCGAACTCGACCCGGACAAGAAGGCCCGCACCTACTCCAAGGGCAACCGGCAGAAGGTGGCGCTGGTCGCGGCGTTCAGCACCAACGCCGAGATCTACATTCTCGACGAACCGACCTCCGGTCTGGACCCGTTGATGGACAAGGCGTTCCAAATGTGTGTGCGGGAGGCCGCCGACAACGGTGCCGCGGTGCTGCTGTCCAGTCACATCCTCGCCGAGGTGGAGCGGCTGTGTGACTCGGTGACCATCATCCGGTCCGGCCGGACGGTGCGCGCCGGCCGGCTCGACGAATTGCGGCACCTGATGCGCACCACCGTCAAGGTGCGCACCCGTGCCCCGATCGACGCGCTGCGTACGGCCCCCTACATTCACGAGTTCAGCACCGACGACGGTCTGCACACCTTCTCGGTGGACCGCACCGATCTGGACCGCACGATGACCGAGCTGACGACGCTCGGCATCGAGGAGCTGACCGTGACCCCGGCCTCGCTCGAGGACCTGTTCCTGCGCGAGTACCAGGAGGTGCCGCGATGAGCGCCACGGTCACCGCCCGGCACGCCCGCGCGGCGCGACCGGCCACCGGGTCGACGCTGACCGGTCTGGGCAGGTTGATCGCGTTGGCGTTGCGCCGCGACCGCATCCGGTTGCCGGTG contains:
- a CDS encoding ABC transporter ATP-binding protein, with protein sequence MTTTSPRFDAEPAVEIHGLKKSFGRTRAVDGLDLRVERGSVAGFLGPNGSGKSTTIRVLLGLLRADGGTARLLGGDPWHDAVELHRRLAYVPGDVTLWPNLTGGQAIDFLAGLRDNFDTKRRDELIERFELDPDKKARTYSKGNRQKVALVAAFSTNAEIYILDEPTSGLDPLMDKAFQMCVREAADNGAAVLLSSHILAEVERLCDSVTIIRSGRTVRAGRLDELRHLMRTTVKVRTRAPIDALRTAPYIHEFSTDDGLHTFSVDRTDLDRTMTELTTLGIEELTVTPASLEDLFLREYQEVPR